The proteins below come from a single Ruegeria sp. THAF33 genomic window:
- a CDS encoding crotonase/enoyl-CoA hydratase family protein: protein MPVSIEKSEDVWTVIHDRPDARNAVDTKHAEALVEAFLSFEASSAKAAVFWGKGGNFCAGWDLKLAASLADPERREAYFDKHGFPIGSAPSTLGPMGPSRLELSKPVIGAIEGAAVAGGMELALWCDIRVMAETAYLGVFCRRWGITLMDGGSVRLPRLVGQGKALEIALTGRKVEAEECYRIGLAEKVVPHGAARKAAEDMAHDIARFPQEAVRADRRSIIETRGMPVRDALKVEWANGLDAIRREGTAGAARFRDGAGRHGDFSNI, encoded by the coding sequence ATGCCGGTTTCAATCGAAAAATCCGAAGATGTCTGGACCGTCATTCATGACAGGCCGGATGCGCGGAACGCCGTTGATACGAAACATGCCGAGGCTCTGGTTGAGGCATTTCTGAGTTTCGAGGCCAGTTCGGCCAAGGCTGCGGTATTCTGGGGCAAAGGTGGCAATTTCTGTGCAGGGTGGGATCTGAAACTTGCCGCATCGCTGGCCGATCCCGAACGGCGCGAGGCGTATTTCGACAAACATGGCTTTCCCATCGGTTCGGCCCCGTCAACGCTGGGGCCCATGGGGCCGTCGCGGCTGGAGCTTTCGAAACCTGTCATCGGCGCGATAGAAGGCGCGGCAGTGGCCGGAGGAATGGAGCTTGCCTTGTGGTGCGATATCCGGGTCATGGCGGAAACGGCTTACTTGGGTGTGTTTTGCCGCCGCTGGGGGATTACCCTGATGGATGGTGGTTCGGTCAGGTTGCCGCGTCTGGTGGGGCAGGGCAAGGCGTTGGAGATTGCTCTGACCGGTCGCAAGGTCGAGGCGGAGGAGTGTTACAGGATTGGGCTGGCGGAAAAGGTCGTTCCGCATGGCGCAGCACGAAAGGCGGCTGAAGACATGGCACATGATATCGCCCGTTTCCCGCAAGAGGCCGTTCGGGCAGACCGCCGGTCGATCATCGAAACCCGTGGAATGCCGGTTCGTGACGCGCTGAAGGTTGAATGGGCCAACGGGTTGGATGCCATTCGCCGCGAAGGAACCGCTGGTGCGGCCCGTTTTCGGGATGGAGCGGGGCGGCACGGCGACTTCTCGAACATCTGA
- a CDS encoding RluA family pseudouridine synthase — protein MSGVQMITVAEGDGDQRVDRWLRRLFPHVSQGRIEKMCRKGELRVDGSRAKASTRLEAGQVVRVPPLPDADHKPAEVKHHISDADAKMIQSCVIYRDDHILALNKPHGLPVQGGSGQTRHVDSLSEALRFGYDENPRLVHRLDKDTSGVLLLARTREAAKGLTAAFRHRDTRKIYWALVAGVPTPYLGEIKTGLVKATGHGKHGEGEKMIPVHMNEIDSTPGAKRAHTHYATLYRVAGRAAWVAMEPITGRTHQLRAHMAAIGHPIIGDGKYGGSGQENLGDGWGAQLGGIISKKLHLHARRLSFLHPVTRKPVTVTAPLPEHMKHSWDTFGWSEDLAADDPFEALQ, from the coding sequence ATGAGTGGCGTGCAGATGATTACAGTCGCCGAAGGGGATGGGGACCAGCGCGTGGATCGCTGGCTGCGCCGCCTGTTTCCGCATGTCAGCCAGGGGCGCATTGAAAAGATGTGCCGCAAGGGAGAATTGCGTGTTGACGGTAGCCGTGCCAAGGCCTCGACCCGGTTGGAGGCAGGGCAGGTTGTTCGCGTGCCGCCTTTGCCGGACGCTGATCACAAACCGGCTGAGGTCAAGCATCACATCTCGGATGCGGATGCCAAGATGATCCAGTCCTGCGTGATCTACCGCGACGATCACATTCTGGCGCTGAACAAGCCGCATGGTCTGCCGGTGCAGGGCGGCAGCGGGCAGACAAGGCATGTTGACAGCCTGTCCGAAGCGCTGCGGTTCGGCTATGACGAGAACCCTCGGCTGGTTCATAGATTGGACAAGGACACGTCAGGTGTTCTGCTGCTGGCACGCACGCGTGAGGCCGCCAAGGGTTTGACGGCCGCTTTCCGTCACCGTGATACGCGCAAGATCTACTGGGCGCTGGTTGCCGGTGTTCCAACGCCGTACCTGGGTGAGATCAAGACCGGCCTTGTCAAGGCGACCGGTCATGGCAAGCACGGCGAGGGTGAAAAGATGATCCCCGTGCACATGAACGAAATTGACAGCACTCCGGGCGCAAAACGCGCGCATACGCATTATGCAACCCTTTATCGCGTTGCCGGCCGCGCCGCCTGGGTCGCGATGGAGCCGATCACCGGACGTACGCACCAATTGAGGGCGCATATGGCCGCAATCGGACATCCGATTATCGGCGACGGAAAATACGGTGGTTCGGGGCAGGAAAACCTTGGCGACGGATGGGGTGCGCAACTGGGTGGGATCATCAGCAAAAAGCTGCATCTGCACGCACGGCGGCTATCCTTCCTGCATCCGGTGACGCGGAAACCAGTGACCGTGACGGCGCCCTTGCCCGAGCATATGAAGCACAGCTGGGACACGTTCGGATGGAGCGAGGATCTAGCGGCCGACGACCCGTTTGAGGCGCTGCAATGA
- a CDS encoding HAD-IA family hydrolase: MSAPLRLVLFDVDGTLVDSQGSIVHSMTASFQAASVPVPTRKAILSIVGLSLPHAIARLVPEQPLSVQNDLVDGYKVAYHAHRLELGAASSPLYPGAREAIETLHAVPEVLLGVATGKSQRGLDALIEAHGLEPYFVTRQVADHHPSKPHPSMVQTALAETGVDPACAVMIGDTSFDMDMAAAAGVRGIGVTWGYHDRSALTAASCIIETFDQLPNALAGMWN, encoded by the coding sequence ATGAGCGCACCCTTGCGGCTGGTCCTGTTCGACGTCGACGGCACTCTGGTCGACAGTCAGGGCAGCATCGTTCATTCCATGACCGCCAGCTTTCAGGCCGCTTCCGTGCCGGTTCCGACGCGAAAGGCGATCCTGTCCATTGTCGGCTTGTCGCTGCCGCATGCCATCGCACGGTTGGTGCCGGAACAGCCTCTTTCGGTCCAGAACGATCTGGTCGACGGGTATAAAGTGGCCTATCACGCCCATCGTCTTGAATTGGGCGCGGCAAGTTCGCCGCTGTACCCCGGTGCGCGCGAGGCGATTGAAACGTTGCATGCCGTGCCCGAAGTGCTTCTTGGCGTGGCAACCGGCAAGTCGCAGCGCGGGTTGGACGCATTGATCGAAGCCCACGGGCTGGAACCGTATTTCGTGACCCGGCAGGTCGCGGATCACCACCCGTCAAAGCCGCATCCGTCCATGGTGCAGACCGCATTGGCGGAAACCGGGGTCGATCCGGCCTGCGCAGTGATGATCGGCGACACGAGCTTTGACATGGATATGGCCGCGGCCGCCGGTGTTCGCGGTATCGGCGTCACCTGGGGCTATCACGACCGATCGGCTCTGACCGCAGCTTCTTGCATTATCGAAACCTTTGACCAGTTGCCCAATGCGCTGGCTGGGATGTGGAATTGA
- a CDS encoding ATP12 family chaperone protein, with protein MSDWKPKRFWKDSTVVAVDGGFTVELDGRRVKTPAKADLILPTRPMAEAVAGEWDAQEKEVDPAVMPFTRSANAAIDKVRIQHGEVADMLADYGDSDLLCYRATHPQELQDRQSAEWDPALDWAETALSARLVPVAGVLHQPQPESALAILRSRVHGLDAFQLAAFHDLVSLSGSLILGFAAAMNWRNPDEIWRISRLDETWQIEQWGHDEEAHQVAEAKKAAFMHAKRFFELSV; from the coding sequence ATGAGTGACTGGAAACCGAAACGCTTTTGGAAGGACAGCACCGTTGTCGCGGTTGATGGCGGCTTCACCGTCGAACTGGATGGCCGCAGGGTCAAAACACCCGCCAAGGCAGACCTGATCCTGCCAACCCGCCCCATGGCCGAAGCGGTGGCAGGGGAATGGGACGCGCAGGAAAAAGAAGTTGATCCTGCCGTGATGCCTTTCACCCGTTCTGCAAATGCAGCGATAGACAAAGTCCGCATCCAGCACGGGGAAGTGGCCGACATGCTGGCCGATTATGGCGATTCCGATTTGTTGTGTTATCGCGCAACCCACCCGCAGGAGTTGCAGGATCGTCAGAGCGCCGAATGGGATCCCGCCCTGGATTGGGCCGAGACCGCGCTGTCTGCCCGTCTGGTTCCGGTTGCGGGCGTCCTGCATCAACCGCAGCCGGAATCCGCCCTGGCGATATTGCGATCTCGGGTGCACGGGCTGGATGCGTTCCAACTGGCCGCTTTTCACGATCTGGTCAGCCTGTCGGGGTCATTGATTCTTGGCTTTGCGGCCGCCATGAATTGGCGCAATCCGGACGAAATATGGCGCATTTCAAGATTGGATGAAACCTGGCAGATTGAACAATGGGGCCATGACGAAGAAGCCCATCAGGTTGCCGAGGCCAAGAAAGCAGCCTTTATGCATGCCAAACGCTTCTTTGAATTATCGGTTTGA
- a CDS encoding amino acid ABC transporter substrate-binding protein, with product MKKSVILGAATIAGLAAGAAMAGTVDDVKARGKLNCGVTTGLVGFAAPDANGEWQGFDVSLCRAVAAAVLGDANAVEFVPTTGKTRFTALASGEIDMLARNTTWTFSRDVDLKFEFTGVNYYDGQGFMVPKALGVSSAKELDGARVCIQTGTTTELNLADFFRANNISYEPVPIETNAEAQQQYLAGACDVYTTDASGLAATRATFEAPDEHILLPEIISKEPLGPLVRHGDHEWGDVVRWTLNALISAEELGVTSANIDELSAGTDNPEINRLLGTEGTLGEMLGLDADWAAKAIKAGGNYGEIFAKNIGEETPIGLARGLNAQWTEGGLLYSPPFR from the coding sequence ATGAAAAAATCCGTAATCTTGGGCGCGGCAACGATTGCCGGTCTTGCTGCTGGCGCAGCCATGGCGGGGACCGTTGACGACGTTAAAGCACGCGGCAAGCTGAATTGTGGTGTGACCACCGGTCTGGTTGGTTTTGCTGCGCCCGACGCAAATGGCGAATGGCAAGGCTTTGACGTATCGCTGTGCCGCGCCGTTGCTGCTGCCGTTCTGGGTGACGCCAACGCCGTTGAATTCGTTCCGACCACTGGTAAGACACGTTTTACCGCTCTGGCCTCGGGCGAGATCGACATGCTGGCAAGGAACACCACCTGGACCTTCAGCCGCGACGTCGACCTGAAGTTCGAATTCACCGGTGTGAACTATTATGACGGTCAGGGCTTCATGGTTCCCAAGGCGCTGGGCGTCAGCTCGGCCAAGGAACTGGACGGCGCCCGTGTCTGCATCCAGACCGGCACCACCACCGAGCTGAACCTGGCCGATTTCTTCCGCGCCAACAACATCAGCTACGAGCCGGTTCCGATCGAAACCAACGCCGAAGCGCAGCAGCAGTACCTGGCTGGTGCATGTGACGTTTACACCACCGATGCATCGGGCCTGGCCGCAACCCGCGCCACCTTCGAAGCGCCGGACGAGCACATCCTGCTGCCCGAAATCATCTCGAAAGAGCCGCTGGGCCCGCTGGTCCGTCATGGCGACCACGAGTGGGGCGACGTTGTTCGCTGGACCCTGAACGCACTGATTTCGGCTGAAGAGCTGGGCGTGACCTCGGCAAATATCGACGAGCTGAGCGCCGGCACCGACAACCCGGAAATCAACCGCCTGCTGGGTACAGAAGGCACTCTGGGTGAAATGCTGGGTCTGGACGCCGACTGGGCGGCCAAAGCGATCAAAGCTGGCGGCAACTATGGTGAAATCTTTGCCAAGAACATCGGTGAAGAAACACCGATCGGCCTGGCGCGCGGCCTGAACGCACAGTGGACCGAAGGCGGCCTGCTGTACTCGCCGCCGTTCCGTTAA
- a CDS encoding amino acid ABC transporter permease, with the protein MSTMTDPPKADFRLSMLINDTRYRSLTFQVIAAIVIALSIWYLGNNLIQNLRAAGLNISYAFLGDSAGYDINQRLVEYDSQSSHARAALVGLLNTLLVAFLACITATVFGVIAGVLRLSNNWLVSKLMAVYVEIFRNIPVLIWIIIIFTIMTAVLPAPSAFRGENPTSSMLFGSFAFTNRGIYFPRPEFANGLFASTALNWLLVIAVLIGSWFVSGEVEKRATKKQEETGERPATLLPKLAIWLVPFVLLMIIMGLTWDVPELKRFNFSGGLNAGGPLIALWFALSIYTGAFIAENVRAGIQAISKGQTEAAAALGLRQGRIMKLVILPQALRVIIPPLISQYLNITKNSSLAIAVGYADITATLGGITLNQTGRAIECVLLLMLFYLTASLLISTGMNIYNASVKLKER; encoded by the coding sequence ATGTCGACTATGACTGACCCACCGAAAGCTGATTTTCGGTTGTCTATGCTCATAAACGATACCCGCTATCGCTCTCTTACATTTCAGGTGATTGCGGCCATCGTCATTGCGCTTTCCATCTGGTATCTGGGCAACAACCTGATCCAGAACCTCAGGGCCGCAGGGCTCAATATTTCCTATGCTTTCCTCGGCGATTCCGCCGGGTACGACATCAACCAGCGTCTTGTTGAATATGACAGTCAGTCATCGCATGCACGCGCGGCACTTGTCGGTTTGCTGAACACTTTGCTCGTGGCCTTCCTGGCCTGTATCACCGCAACGGTTTTCGGTGTGATCGCGGGTGTTTTGAGACTGTCGAACAACTGGCTCGTGTCGAAGCTGATGGCAGTATATGTCGAGATCTTCCGGAACATCCCGGTTCTGATCTGGATCATCATCATCTTCACGATCATGACGGCCGTGTTGCCGGCGCCCAGCGCGTTCCGGGGGGAAAACCCGACGTCTTCAATGCTGTTTGGGTCCTTTGCCTTTACCAATCGAGGTATTTATTTTCCCCGTCCCGAGTTCGCCAATGGCCTGTTTGCATCGACAGCCCTGAACTGGTTGCTGGTCATCGCCGTCCTGATCGGATCGTGGTTCGTCAGTGGCGAAGTCGAAAAACGCGCGACCAAGAAGCAGGAGGAAACCGGCGAGCGTCCCGCGACGCTGTTGCCGAAACTGGCAATCTGGCTGGTGCCTTTTGTGCTGTTGATGATCATCATGGGCCTGACCTGGGATGTCCCCGAGCTGAAGCGCTTTAACTTCAGCGGTGGACTGAATGCCGGTGGTCCACTGATTGCGCTGTGGTTTGCCCTGTCGATCTATACCGGTGCCTTTATCGCGGAAAACGTGCGTGCGGGCATTCAGGCGATCAGCAAAGGTCAGACCGAGGCGGCCGCCGCGTTGGGCCTGCGTCAGGGACGGATCATGAAACTGGTCATCCTGCCCCAGGCATTGCGGGTCATCATCCCGCCGCTGATCTCGCAGTATCTGAATATCACCAAGAACTCGTCTCTCGCGATTGCCGTTGGCTATGCGGATATCACCGCAACACTGGGTGGTATTACCCTGAACCAGACCGGCCGGGCGATTGAATGCGTTCTGCTACTGATGTTGTTCTACCTCACGGCCTCGCTGCTGATTTCGACGGGGATGAACATCTACAACGCTTCCGTCAAGCTGAAGGAGCGCTGA
- a CDS encoding amino acid ABC transporter permease, which yields MSDQATNPIAFVAEGTIPPSPPPANETGVVKWLRENLFSGVVNSILTVLSLILIYILLKNTLPWILNGVWNANSLAECREILGDKTGACFAVLTERWPQLIYGFKYPVDAYWRPNLAFVLMLVAIAPVLFFDLPRKMLLFTAVYPFLAFWLIWGGTILVPLVALVGCIAAGGVFQKLGNNNFAAGFFGAIVTALVIWNVGGALIPEGASENAWLTAVPSRDLGGFMLNMMLGVTCVSLSVPLGIALALGRQSNMPLIKWVCVIFIEFIRGVPLITLLFVASVMLAYFFPPDSTVDLFLRVVIMITMFSSAYIAEVIRGGLAALPRGQYEAADSLGLDYPQAMRLIILPQALKISIPGIVNVAVGLFKDTTLVSVISMFDLVGMIRGPILASTEWNGVYWELLGFAALLFFVVCYGISQYSQWLERRLATDHR from the coding sequence ATGAGTGATCAAGCAACAAACCCGATCGCCTTCGTGGCCGAAGGCACCATCCCGCCCTCACCGCCGCCGGCAAATGAGACCGGCGTCGTCAAATGGCTGCGCGAGAATCTGTTCTCAGGGGTCGTCAACTCGATCCTGACAGTTCTGTCGCTGATCCTGATCTACATTCTTCTCAAGAATACCTTGCCATGGATTCTGAACGGAGTGTGGAATGCCAACTCACTGGCGGAATGCCGCGAGATTCTGGGGGACAAGACCGGAGCCTGTTTCGCGGTTCTGACGGAACGCTGGCCGCAGCTGATCTATGGGTTCAAGTACCCCGTCGATGCCTATTGGCGGCCGAACCTGGCCTTTGTGCTGATGCTGGTAGCGATTGCGCCGGTGCTTTTCTTTGACTTGCCTCGCAAGATGCTGTTGTTCACTGCGGTCTATCCCTTCCTGGCTTTCTGGCTGATCTGGGGTGGCACGATCCTCGTGCCTCTGGTTGCACTAGTTGGCTGCATAGCCGCCGGTGGTGTCTTCCAGAAGCTGGGCAACAACAACTTTGCGGCCGGGTTCTTCGGAGCAATTGTGACGGCACTGGTCATCTGGAACGTCGGAGGGGCCCTGATCCCGGAAGGCGCATCAGAGAATGCGTGGCTGACGGCCGTTCCCAGCCGTGATTTGGGCGGTTTCATGCTGAACATGATGCTGGGCGTAACCTGTGTGTCGCTGTCGGTACCACTTGGGATCGCACTGGCCTTGGGGCGACAGTCGAACATGCCGCTGATCAAGTGGGTTTGCGTCATCTTCATCGAATTCATCCGCGGCGTGCCTCTGATCACGCTGCTGTTCGTGGCTTCGGTGATGCTGGCCTATTTCTTCCCGCCTGACAGCACGGTCGACCTGTTCCTGCGCGTCGTGATCATGATCACCATGTTCTCGTCCGCCTATATCGCCGAGGTGATCCGCGGCGGTCTGGCAGCGCTTCCGCGCGGGCAGTACGAGGCCGCAGACAGTCTTGGGTTGGATTATCCGCAGGCGATGCGGCTTATCATCCTGCCGCAGGCGCTGAAGATCTCGATCCCCGGGATTGTGAACGTGGCCGTGGGCCTGTTCAAGGATACGACACTGGTTTCGGTCATTTCGATGTTCGATCTGGTGGGCATGATCCGGGGACCCATCCTGGCGTCGACCGAATGGAACGGCGTCTACTGGGAGCTTCTGGGCTTTGCCGCGCTTCTGTTCTTCGTCGTCTGCTACGGCATCTCTCAATATTCTCAGTGGCTCGAGCGTCGCCTTGCCACAGATCATCGTTAA
- a CDS encoding amino acid ABC transporter ATP-binding protein yields the protein MSELAIDREIDRSKMQVSDEVAIEINSMNKWYGSFHVLRDINLTVNQGERIVIAGPSGSGKSTLIRCLNALEEHQQGKIVVDGIELSNDLKNIDKIRSEVGMVFQHFNLFPHLTILENCTLAPIWVRKTPKKEAEERAMHFLEKVKIPEQADKFPGQLSGGQQQRVAIARSLCMMPRIMLFDEPTSALDPEMIKEVLDTMIELAEEGMTMLCVTHEMGFARQVANRVIFMDAGQIVEQNEPEEFFNNPQSERTKLFLSQILGH from the coding sequence ATGTCTGAACTTGCAATCGACCGCGAAATCGACCGCTCCAAGATGCAGGTGAGCGACGAGGTCGCCATTGAAATCAACAGCATGAACAAGTGGTACGGGTCCTTCCACGTGCTGCGCGACATCAATCTGACCGTCAATCAGGGCGAGCGGATCGTGATCGCGGGCCCGTCGGGTTCGGGCAAGTCCACCCTGATCCGCTGCCTGAACGCGCTGGAAGAACACCAGCAAGGCAAGATCGTGGTGGACGGTATCGAGCTGTCGAATGACCTGAAGAACATCGACAAGATTCGCTCCGAGGTCGGAATGGTGTTCCAGCACTTCAACCTGTTCCCGCACCTGACCATTCTGGAAAACTGTACGCTGGCCCCAATCTGGGTGCGCAAGACGCCCAAGAAAGAGGCTGAAGAGCGGGCGATGCATTTCCTGGAAAAGGTGAAAATCCCCGAGCAGGCTGACAAGTTTCCCGGTCAGCTTTCCGGCGGTCAACAGCAGCGTGTGGCGATTGCCCGCTCGCTCTGCATGATGCCACGGATCATGTTGTTCGATGAACCGACATCGGCGCTGGACCCCGAGATGATCAAAGAGGTGCTCGACACCATGATTGAACTGGCCGAGGAAGGCATGACCATGCTTTGCGTGACGCATGAGATGGGTTTTGCCCGCCAGGTCGCCAACCGCGTGATCTTCATGGATGCCGGTCAGATCGTGGAACAGAACGAACCCGAAGAGTTCTTCAACAACCCGCAAAGCGAGCGGACCAAACTGTTCCTGAGCCAGATTCTGGGTCACTGA
- a CDS encoding histidine phosphatase family protein, giving the protein MTRILILTRHAKSSWDSPGLGDHDRPLNKRGRKSAPAIAAWLRHHGWLPDEVLSSTSTRTRETWDRMGLQADKVSFHSALYHADSKVMLRELSGATEPVVLMLGHNPGIADFANRLVRQPPNHTRFFDYPTCATTVMSFDLNSWAEVRWQTGTVLGFTIPRELIE; this is encoded by the coding sequence ATGACCCGAATTCTGATCCTGACACGTCATGCGAAATCCAGCTGGGATAGCCCGGGTCTTGGCGATCATGACCGCCCGCTGAACAAGCGTGGACGAAAGTCAGCCCCGGCCATCGCTGCTTGGTTGCGTCACCACGGCTGGTTGCCGGATGAAGTCCTGAGCTCTACATCAACCCGCACCCGCGAGACATGGGATCGCATGGGTTTGCAGGCCGATAAAGTCAGCTTTCACAGCGCGCTCTACCACGCTGATTCAAAGGTCATGCTGCGGGAACTTTCAGGTGCTACGGAACCGGTGGTATTGATGCTGGGCCACAATCCCGGGATCGCCGATTTTGCCAACCGTCTGGTGCGACAACCGCCAAATCATACACGCTTTTTCGATTATCCAACCTGTGCAACAACCGTCATGTCGTTCGACTTAAACAGCTGGGCCGAGGTCCGATGGCAAACCGGGACGGTGCTGGGGTTCACCATCCCGCGTGAGTTGATCGAATAA
- a CDS encoding ferredoxin, translated as MTHLAQPSSDPDATPYEQVESAAHDAGLLVMGALHPRHVAAKDLETGTLILLGAGPEFWPVLKASPEWHQTDPVDRWSQRVVGQMAERLGAQAYFPFGGPPYTPFIDWALKSGRTFSSPVGALVHDTVGMMISYRGALHFTEEFAIPAPSGVSPCESCAAPCTTTCPVSALNAQEFYDVAACHDHLGTAEGQTCMAGGCLARLACPLSAGAGRDPEQSAHHMKSFHPS; from the coding sequence ATGACACATCTTGCACAGCCTTCCTCTGATCCTGACGCGACGCCTTATGAACAGGTTGAAAGCGCCGCCCATGATGCTGGTTTGTTGGTCATGGGCGCGCTGCATCCTCGCCATGTTGCAGCCAAAGACCTCGAAACCGGTACGCTGATCCTGTTGGGGGCCGGGCCGGAATTCTGGCCCGTACTGAAGGCCTCACCGGAATGGCACCAGACCGACCCCGTTGACCGATGGTCGCAAAGGGTCGTCGGTCAGATGGCCGAAAGGCTGGGCGCACAGGCGTATTTCCCGTTCGGCGGCCCTCCGTACACGCCATTCATCGACTGGGCGCTCAAATCTGGGCGGACGTTCAGCAGCCCGGTCGGGGCATTGGTGCATGATACCGTTGGGATGATGATTTCCTATCGCGGCGCACTGCATTTTACCGAAGAGTTCGCCATCCCGGCCCCTTCCGGCGTGTCGCCTTGCGAAAGCTGCGCCGCGCCTTGCACGACGACCTGCCCGGTCAGCGCGCTGAACGCGCAGGAGTTCTATGACGTCGCTGCATGCCACGACCATCTGGGCACCGCTGAAGGTCAAACCTGTATGGCGGGCGGGTGTCTGGCCCGCCTTGCCTGCCCCCTGAGCGCGGGCGCAGGACGCGACCCGGAACAATCGGCCCATCACATGAAATCCTTTCATCCGTCATGA
- the argB gene encoding acetylglutamate kinase, giving the protein MKTRDMNRDWIATAATLNSALPYLQRYDGAIVVIKLGGHAMGSDEAMESFARDVVLMRQVGVNPVVVHGGGPMINAMLGKLDIQSEFVNGKRVTDKATVEVVEMVLSGLVNKRIVQAINDQGGSAVGLSGKDAGLMVCDQTDASLGFVGTPAEMNPKILHDLFSHDVIPVIAPLGAGCDGETFNVNGDTAAGAIASALKADRLLLLTDVSGVKNAAGEVVTELKAGQIREMTREGTIAGGMIPKTETALDALHSGVRAVVILDGRAPNAVLLELFTEHGAGSLIRPD; this is encoded by the coding sequence ATGAAGACACGAGATATGAACCGGGACTGGATCGCCACCGCAGCCACACTCAACAGCGCCCTGCCCTATCTACAGCGCTATGATGGAGCCATCGTCGTCATCAAACTTGGCGGACACGCCATGGGCAGCGACGAGGCGATGGAAAGCTTTGCCCGGGACGTGGTTCTGATGCGCCAGGTGGGTGTGAACCCGGTGGTCGTCCACGGCGGTGGTCCGATGATCAATGCAATGCTGGGCAAGTTGGACATTCAATCCGAATTCGTGAACGGCAAGCGAGTGACCGACAAGGCCACGGTTGAAGTAGTCGAAATGGTTCTGTCCGGGCTCGTGAACAAGCGCATCGTACAGGCGATCAATGATCAGGGCGGATCAGCCGTAGGCCTGTCCGGCAAGGACGCAGGCCTGATGGTCTGTGATCAGACGGATGCGTCGCTGGGCTTTGTCGGCACCCCGGCCGAGATGAATCCGAAGATCCTGCATGATCTGTTTTCACATGACGTGATTCCGGTCATTGCCCCGCTTGGTGCAGGCTGCGACGGTGAAACATTCAACGTCAATGGCGACACGGCAGCCGGGGCAATCGCTTCTGCGCTCAAGGCAGACCGTCTGTTGCTGCTAACGGATGTTTCCGGTGTCAAGAACGCGGCGGGCGAGGTCGTGACCGAACTCAAGGCCGGTCAGATAAGGGAAATGACCCGCGAAGGCACCATTGCAGGCGGTATGATACCCAAGACAGAAACCGCGCTGGACGCCCTGCACAGCGGCGTGCGGGCCGTCGTCATACTTGATGGGCGCGCACCCAATGCCGTGCTGCTGGAGCTGTTCACCGAACATGGGGCCGGGTCGCTGATACGCCCGGACTGA
- the yihA gene encoding ribosome biogenesis GTP-binding protein YihA/YsxC, which translates to MTTLPFPLAEDPDEFALERGRKLFAGPSEFVKGVVAMNGLPAPDRLEVCFAGRSNVGKSSLINALTGTKGLARASNTPGRTQEINFFTQGPELYLVDLPGYGYANAPVKVVEKWQKLLKQYLSGRQTLRRAFVLIDSRHGVKPVDDEIMKLLDTSAVTFQCVLTKADKVKAKDREKVLEQTRAALSKHPAAFPEIVLTSSEKGDGIATLRSIIAHLE; encoded by the coding sequence ATGACCACGCTTCCCTTCCCCCTGGCCGAAGACCCGGATGAATTCGCCCTGGAGCGAGGCCGCAAACTGTTTGCAGGCCCGTCCGAGTTCGTCAAAGGCGTTGTCGCCATGAATGGCCTTCCCGCCCCTGACCGGTTGGAAGTCTGTTTTGCGGGGCGTTCGAACGTGGGCAAATCCAGCCTGATCAATGCCTTGACCGGCACGAAGGGTCTGGCCCGCGCATCCAACACGCCTGGCCGCACGCAAGAGATCAACTTTTTCACCCAAGGCCCTGAACTCTATCTCGTGGACCTGCCGGGCTATGGCTATGCAAACGCCCCGGTGAAAGTGGTCGAGAAGTGGCAGAAGCTGCTGAAACAATATCTCAGCGGGCGCCAGACACTGCGCCGCGCCTTTGTCCTGATCGACTCGCGCCACGGGGTAAAACCGGTCGATGACGAAATCATGAAGTTGCTGGACACCAGCGCCGTGACATTTCAATGCGTTCTGACCAAGGCAGACAAGGTCAAAGCCAAGGATCGCGAGAAGGTGCTGGAGCAAACCCGGGCCGCGTTGTCCAAACATCCCGCGGCTTTTCCGGAAATTGTACTTACCTCTTCCGAAAAGGGTGATGGCATCGCGACCCTGCGGTCCATCATTGCGCATCTGGAATAG